TCAACCATTTCAAACCACTTTTGacaaaatacatcaatttcatATTCGCATAGCATACACTTTTTAAACATAGAGGTGAACCGAGGCTTGCCAATATTACTTGTTACATTGCGAATCAAATGCCATGCACATAACCTATGATGTGCATTGGGAAACTCTTTCTCAATGGCGAACTTCATTGATGGATCACCATCCATGATAACCGAAATAGGTGCTTTTTCATTCACTGCCACCTTCAATAGTTGTAACAACCACCTATATGTGTATTTTTCCTCATCGCAAATTAAAGCAGTGGCAAAAACAATTGTTTAATTGTGATGATTGACACCAGAAAATACTGCCAAATAGacacatatatttatttctcttataggTAGCATCAAAAGCCAACACATCACCAAATAATAAGTAATTTGCCCTGCTGAGACCATCGCACCAAAATAAAGTACGCAAAGTACCATCGGCATGCATCCATGTGatgattaaaatataaagaAGGGTCATTTGTTGCTTGATCTTCCAGATACTTCAAAGCTGCATATGCATCACCTAGTAACTGGCGCCTCTgctttgatattttattatacaTGTCTCTTTGCATGAAAGAGAGATACTCAGAGCTACCTACCTGGTTTGCTAATACCCGGTATATTTGTCCAACATTAATTCCACCCTTTTTCATGTTAATCATGTGGCCAATATTAGTCTCGGACATAAATCTATGCCCACGACACAATCCAGTCAACCAAGGATCCAGAAGCGGATGATTGTGTTcatcagaaaaataagaaaaagaccGACCACCAGATGCATCTAAACGAATCTCCATCATTGCACtatgataaacccatattttatgatatattttgtgctgaatttaagtgatttattcaatccttcacccacttatgcatgtgaaattgcatggttttactttcccttccttattatgtgatgtatgtgaaaaacatgtttcctaggctttaaaaatattaattttaattaccttgtattgccattcgatgccgtgatttgtgtgttaagtattttcagatcttctaaggcaggaatgatttaaaggatggaaaggagacatacaaaaatggaaggaaagcataaaatggattttttgaagAAACTAGCAGTGAcacgtccgcatggacgacgcgaacgcgtggttcGCACAAAAAGgaatcgacgcgagcgcatggatgAGACGAACGTGTGACTTACGAAATACAAGTGACGCGGGCGCATGActaacgcgaccgcgtggaagagcaacactccagacgacgcgaccgcgtgacgtgcgcgatctgcaaaatttGCAGATCTCGTTTTCAGCGATTTTTGGGctctttttggcccagatccaagcccagagaatACAGACCAAAGGCTGCAAAATGGAGGAATGAAGGAGAGAATTAGGAAGATCCTCCAATTAgacacttttcatagtttagatgtagtttttagtgagagaggttctctcctctctcttaggatttaggattatgatttctttagtcattaggattacttcatcatatcaggttcaataatttatgtttctcttttatttttgtttactctgaagcttttatttgtgtttgatttatgttgcccaattggcttatgaatattttccatgttagaattgacatctccatTCAGTTTAATTTGAGATATTccagttatttatgatttttatctagctttttatattcttggttttaattgattaattggtaactcttgagttgtcaaactcattgtcgactgaaaattggaattcttcaagaattaacttgagttccaataactctagccttttccaaggaaagactaggatctcaggaaccaaacttattccatccacttgacttatcttcatagttagaggttaacttagtgggagaaaaatccaattttcatcacaattgataaggataactgggatacgacttccagttttcatacattgccaagagttttattagttattaatttattaattcttgcaatctatttctcttgcttaaaacttttttcaaacccaaacactattttttttcataaccaataataaatcatacttccctgcaattccttgagaagacgactcgatgtttgaatacttcggtttataaatttattgggttttgttacttgtgacaaccaaaacgtttgtacgaagagattttctgttggtttagaatctatacttacaatgcgactatatttttacaaaattctttactagcaaaaatcctaacgtcacacTACAACCACACCTTGTCTCTGGCGTCGGTTTTTTCTTACAGTTTCCAATGCCATAATTATTTTGTGGTCAAAATCCTTCATGATGACATACAAAGTTTTTTAACTTGAGTACGCCTGCACGACTCTTTCTAGTCCTGTTCTTTCGAGCACTAAAGCCTCTTGTCCTTGCATATCTATTGTAGAACTCAAATGCTATGTCGACATCAGAAAAGTGAAAGTGACATACGTCTTCGTCCCTGATGTTCTAAAATTCAATCATCCCAATGTCTTCAAGTGAATCAATGTTATACCCCTCATCGAAGCCGTGATCATCAAACATCGGTTCCACTTATGTGTCGTCCTCATCCATATACTCCTCGTCAACTTCCTCCTATTTTTCTTCATCCTATCCATACTGGTCATATGATGTATGCTCACTATTAATCTCTTCATGAGAAAATTTCTGACCCATTACTTCCTGAACACCAatacataattcaaaataagtttGTATATTTATAAACTGCCAAAAATGataagaataaatatttttaaaatagaaaccaaattctttatatataatACACACATTTATGCTTAAACCACccatttaaattaaaagaaaaaataactactcaaacactttttttctttcatgaATAGCtcaagttttttaataatttttcaagAGAAGGAGAATCTAATCCATGTAAAAAAGTTTGAGTGGAgtataaataactaaataacttGCACATAGAATTTATTTCTACATAAGTAAGCGTCAAATTACATATTTCAGAATATTTTACAAAGTATGGTTCGTTTAGTAATATGTCTCAACATATGGAAAACTTCTACattataaaattgttttcaTAAAATACTTCTACATTATAATATTACTTTAATTATCAATGTTTCTATAAAATATCTCAGAAATCACATTACACTAACAACAAAACAACGTGGTAAACAAACTGTGATCTTATCGGCAATAAAAGAGAGTTGTACAGACACACAGCAAGCAAAACCTAACAGATAGAAAATGAGCTGCATACTGGTAAAAGAAGTTCACAAAGCTTTGCTATCTCCGGCTTCAGTAGAAGTATTAAGCACCTTTATTGGTTTCTTATATATTCAGCATCACTACCTTGAGATTTTTCTGCCATTGGATAAAGTAAATAGATAGGGTCAGAAATGCATTAATGAAGTATGGGCAAAGGTCACATTAAGAATGATACCCCCTTCCCTCATAAAAAAAAAGGCACCCCGCTGCAAAACATCCTGCATTACACAAAGTCTGGAAAAGGACTGCACCCTAAAAGGTGTAATGTAGG
This portion of the Arachis duranensis cultivar V14167 chromosome 6, aradu.V14167.gnm2.J7QH, whole genome shotgun sequence genome encodes:
- the LOC107494157 gene encoding protein FAR1-RELATED SEQUENCE 5-like, which produces MEIRLDASGGRSFSYFSDEHNHPLLDPWLTGLCRGHRFMSETNIGHMINMKKGGINVGQIYRVLANQVGSSEYLSFMQRDMYNKISKQRRQLLGDAYAALKYLEDQATNDPSLYFNHHMDACRWWLLQLLKVAVNEKAPISVIMDGDPSMKFAIEKEFPNAHHRLCAWHLIRNWFEMVEGFGVKNKNLILDMYKKRHSWEIAHIRGKFFAGFQTTS